The segment CGTCTACGCCTTGAATTGAAAAATGTGGGGTTGCAAAAATTTCTAtaaccatatttttatttattttcatatgtaCTAGCTCGTAGGTACTTGGTAGTATTCCAGACGGACCCATGATCTAGTAAATGTGATTACTGAATGTTGTAAAAGTCAAGTGTAACAACGGCAAGAGAGCGATTACAAACAATGCTTTTAGTCATAATGAGTGCCAAAGTGACATTTGGATGGCGACTGTGGCAGCAGtactaaaggtgactgtccatttccgaccgcagctgcgcgactgcaccgacactactgcagcggcctaaacgcgtcggtgttattgtcaatttccatagtaaaatgaatgacgatatcgactgcacgtaatatggtgattttaacgtattttggAACCGCAGCtccactactgctccgacactactgcagcggcctgaacgcgtcggtcttattgtcaatttccatagtaaaatgaatgacgatatcgactgcacgtaatatggtgattttaacgtattttggAACCGCAGCtccactactgctccgacactactgcagcggcctgaacgcgtcggtcttattgtcaatttccatagtaaaatgaatgacgataccgactgcacgtagcatggtgatttttgcgtatttggtgtattatgcaactgcggctgcagaccgcacgtcaaatctgtcacctgcactgaaatgtctttggtcacagatattaCTAGTTCTAGCAAGGAGGATATAACCGCTACGTTGTAAGGAgtttacacccacggataaacaaccccgatcgAGTAggtcaaagagtaaagtaagtatatgaGTAGGTACTATCGGGATTGTTTatctgttaattttattgctaaccTATATTGAGCCGTATCACAGAGAATGATAGGTCTGAATAAGAGAGCGTCAAATCCGGAGAGATAACTTTAGCCTGGCAAAcctaatttgtcagtaaataaaaacattttgagtgctagtactagcctaagacaaagatagtataattctctctgtttatgtttcaaatgagacagtccctggcCAATCTATAATTTTACTATAGTccaacaagaaattgtagaaaattattgagggcgccacttcctacgtaactgtcacatttttgacgtaaaatgcttaaacatggcaacaagtagtatggaatttttttgttccattttaattaatttctactattttatgtcacaCTATACGttatcaatgagggctaacgcgtatgaattcgccgctagaggcgctagtgtagatggtggtcttttccatagttcgaaatgtcaaatgtcacttgtcacttcaatgactgacagctgttctatagtcttttggaccaccatcaacagaggcgccaactggtgagcaaaaaaacgatagccctcatttctgTATTCTGTGGCTTccttatttttttaaccaactaCTCCGATTTCTTGATAAATTTCTTATGACAAAAAGCTGACCTTACAAAACTACGAACTGACTAGTAAGGTCAGCTTCAAACGCGAAGCACTTCTTACGTTTGTTCCTTTATTTGTCTTTCCATCGCTCGAATGCGAAGCTGCTGTAGAGCATACATATACACAGCACCAGGGCCAAAACATTTACCATCATCGCTTAATATGTAGTAGGTACAGATgttgtgcataattattttccatagtattttcacggaaacgtgcgaatgtgtcttgctatttcagtcaacctcagtacaaaaggtactgaggttgactgaagtagcatgataaaaacgaacgtttccgagaaaatacgatggaaaacaattatgcactatatTTGTACATTACGATagaagtgcgaaaagtaggaaattcacaACGAGTggcgaaaaattaaaacacgaccaaagGGAGTTCCGAAACACACGAGACACAAGTtccgaattacctattcgcatgtGTATGGTATAACGTTTTACAGCACATACTATGGcccttaaaattttgaaattgtcACGTAATaagctaattaccgcactagtgcagtAAAGAAGCACCAAATGTACTGTAAGTTCTCCAGCCAAGGTGAGgaataatatctttatttcaagGAGTATCATTTGTCTAGATTTCGTTTACCATAGTAAATATAGTAATCGCCCGCCAAGATTTcccagatttttaaaattatactgcCAAAGCTGCTTTTATTCCAgcatacagtctggcaaaaaaagagtagaaattaaaaagtggcaaagagtagaaattaaaaagtagcAAGTggctgtagtgtcgtccctttcaaatcaatctaagaaaaacgggacgatactacagtgttgccactttttaatttctactcttttttgccgtaacttatagaaatttaaaaaaattacagatgTCTATGTCATGGTTCTCGCTCGGCATGTTTCACCTCTTTCCTACTTGTTAAGCGAAAATAAAAACTGTACACAAAtagtaatacatttaatttttaactttttcacTGGATGGTccaattaattaatatactacTTATTATTCTTACCTAGCTTATTGCACTTTTTACATGTAGAGAATTAATAAACATCTAAAatcatttgtgtaataataatGTCTTCTTGCTGCCAGAACAAAGTCAAAACAGTTGTCAAACCCTGTGAAGTCCTGTGAGCAACAATAATAACCGACTAAATTACGAATATTCTGCTCAGTATGTATTAAGCAATTTATAAACTTGTTTTCTAATTAGACGTACTGCTTATGgttaaaatgcatatatatggAATGTAATTATGATACATTAGCTACTTGAAAAACATGAGTGTTTTTACAGACACTGAAGAAgaaaaattgataaatattgtaatttctCACGATATATTGTATAATCCATctcatagatattataaaagtaatattattaAGGATAATGTGTGGAATGATATCGGTCGTGAGATTAACAAAAATGGTGAGTACATCATTATTTTGCTTCAATTTATTTATCTGCAAATTGAaaggtaaaattaaataataattaatttgtgtaagaatgcccaatcattatttatatttatatgccTCTCCATATCTCGGTACAATGGGGTCCCCgacatttgggaggcgtgcgtgggcCCCTAGCCAATATCGATCGGAGAAGCCCTTTTAGACAACTTTGATGTCATGTCCTGTCCTGTCCTgttggaacccattcacgggttaGGTACAGCAATAGATATCCGTAAACCGGCCTCAGCAGGCAGGCATATTGTAACaaaatgctaacacacgttatcgaggcaggcgttGACTTGCCGTTGACTAGATGGGCCCGTAAAACTGCCGATGCCGTCATAAAGACGACCAGGGGAAAAAATGGTGTGCgaggctcaggggtgtcgagaggtgtacgccgctttctacccagtggctgataacagccactgtgcaaactcgcgtcttatgcatgtTTCACTTCCACActtggagcatatagctctaacgGCTCTAACTGGACGGCCAACGAAGGCATGCCAGAGTTGAGAGTCCTGTGGGGTCCCCTGGGGGTCCACtacgaccgacgaagacacgccggagtcGTAGACCCTGAGCGACTCTCGGGAGTACTCAGGTCCGTGaggtaataataattttgtccGTTATATTTGGTCAATAGTATCTTGCCAGGAAACTGCGCCAATTGGGCTGCAAAAGAAATCTTTTAGTTTATCTCGGGCTTCAAATGCACAGATTCTACTATCGATACGGGCCAAATTTAACATGTTTTCTTCCGTATTATCATTTGGGTTGTAGATGTGGTATGGCAAATTATTGTTTTCCAGGTGCCCATCCCGTAATAGATTGTGTAAATAACACGCTGTAAATATCAAATCGTCCACTACATCTGGAGCCACAGCTACAGGTGTATAAAATACCCTGAATACCTGACTTAACAATCCAAACGCATTTTCCGTCACCCTTCGGGCTCTGCATATTCTATAGTTATAGATTTCTTTATCCCTATCGAGTCTTGCCGCTGTTCTAGCGTAGGGTTTCATCATATAAGTAGAAAGAGCGAAAGCTTCGTCCCCAACCAAAAAATGTGGCAATAATGTGTCAGTTCCCGGCAAACATTTCGGTGGGGGTATACCGAACGTACtggtcattatttttttcccCATTGATGATTTTTGGAATATGCCATTATCCGATTCCTTTCCGTATGCCCCAACATCAACTGCTACAAACTTGCAATTTGCGTCAACAATAGCCAGCAGCACAATCGAGtagtaatttttataattaaaaaataacgatCCAGAGTTTTTAGGGGCTCTAATTCGACAGTGCTTTCCGTCTATTCCTCCAGCGCAATTAGGTACGTTCCACCTGTGCCAAAACTCTTGTTCAATCCTTTTGAAATCGTTGGGTGAAGGAGGCTTCATTAAAAGTGGAACTAGTTTTTGTCTCATGACGTTCAGCACATGTTTTACTATACGCGCTATGTAGGATTCTGATATCCGATATGCCAGTGACAATGACCTGAATGTTTCTCCTGAAGCCAAAAATCTGTAACAAATAAttagttaggtaggtatacatttGAAAAACTTTTCACACATAATACCTATGTTTTTGTGACAAAAACAAGTGCTTGAgaaaa is part of the Cydia strobilella chromosome 17, ilCydStro3.1, whole genome shotgun sequence genome and harbors:
- the LOC134749074 gene encoding uncharacterized protein LOC134749074, which translates into the protein MSDIYNNNFLLYLLNEEASDDLVMLRARRKRNPVRPFYRCRPTEGAYTILIKNQLSSDDYLFRQYCRLNKQQFNFVLGQIIDEIQPKYQRAINAEEKLFLTLRFLASGETFRSLSLAYRISESYIARIVKHVLNVMRQKLVPLLMKPPSPNDFKRIEQEFWHRWNVPNCAGGIDGKHCRIRAPKNSGSLFFNYKNYYSIVLLAIVDANCKFVAVDVGAYGKESDNGIFQKSSMGKKIMTSTFGIPPPKSQLAQFPGKILLTKYNGQNYYYLTDLSTPESRSGSTTPACLRRS